One genomic segment of Helicobacter enhydrae includes these proteins:
- a CDS encoding glycosyltransferase family 2 protein — MKKVAIVIPIYNVEKYLRECLESVIHQTYKNLCIVLVDDASTDKSFEIAKEYFDKDSRVVLISHDHNRGLSASRNTGLDYLSCKIGGGGYL, encoded by the coding sequence ATGAAAAAAGTTGCGATTGTGATTCCAATCTATAATGTTGAAAAATATCTTAGAGAGTGTTTGGAATCTGTCATTCATCAAACCTATAAAAATCTTTGTATTGTTTTGGTTGATGATGCATCAACGGATAAAAGCTTTGAAATTGCAAAAGAATATTTTGACAAAGATTCTAGAGTTGTATTGATTTCTCACGATCACAATAGGGGTTTGAGTGCGTCTAGAAATACAGGATTGGATTATCTGTCTTGCAAAATAGGTGGGGGGGGGTATTTATGA
- a CDS encoding NAD-dependent 4,6-dehydratase LegB → MVILVTGADGFIGSHLVEMLYSHTQDPLSPFFQAKIKALNFYNSFNSWGWLEDISCLQEIEVISGDIRDPHFCKHITKGVDLVFHLAALIAIPYSYIAPDSYIDTNIKGTLNIAQASLENGVKRIIHTSTSEVYGTAQYVPIDEKHPLQPQSPYSASKIGADCIAMSFYHSFSLPLTIARPFNTYGPRQSARAVIPTIITQIANGAKEIKLGDLTPTRDFNFVKDTCEGFIALALAQECIGQTINIGSNYEISIGDTLNLIKELMQSDVTFLTDNQRIRPKNSEVFRLWCDNSKIHNLTGFTPKYSIKEGLQITIDWFKESKNLAKYKSGIYNV, encoded by the coding sequence ATGGTTATCCTCGTCACAGGAGCTGATGGTTTTATCGGTTCGCATTTAGTTGAGATGCTTTATTCTCACACACAAGATCCCCTATCTCCATTTTTCCAAGCCAAAATCAAGGCTTTGAATTTTTATAACTCTTTTAATTCTTGGGGCTGGCTTGAGGATATTTCTTGCTTGCAAGAAATAGAAGTGATTAGTGGGGATATTCGCGATCCTCACTTTTGCAAACACATCACAAAAGGCGTTGATTTGGTGTTTCATCTTGCAGCCCTTATTGCGATTCCCTACTCCTATATCGCTCCAGATAGCTACATAGACACCAATATCAAAGGCACTCTCAATATTGCTCAAGCCTCTCTTGAAAATGGAGTGAAGCGTATCATTCACACAAGCACAAGCGAAGTCTATGGCACAGCACAATATGTGCCAATTGATGAAAAGCATCCCTTACAACCCCAAAGCCCCTATAGTGCAAGCAAAATCGGTGCTGATTGCATTGCGATGAGTTTTTATCATTCCTTTTCTTTGCCACTCACCATTGCACGCCCATTCAATACATACGGACCACGCCAAAGTGCAAGAGCTGTGATTCCTACTATCATCACGCAAATTGCCAATGGAGCAAAGGAAATCAAGCTTGGGGATTTGACACCAACAAGGGATTTTAATTTTGTCAAAGATACTTGTGAGGGCTTCATCGCACTTGCACTTGCACAAGAGTGTATCGGTCAAACCATTAACATTGGCTCAAATTATGAAATTAGTATCGGTGATACACTCAACCTCATCAAAGAGCTAATGCAAAGTGATGTTACATTTCTCACCGATAACCAAAGAATCCGCCCTAAAAATAGTGAGGTTTTTAGGCTATGGTGTGATAACTCAAAAATTCACAATCTCACAGGCTTCACTCCAAAATATTCTATCAAAGAGGGTCTCCAAATCACGATTGACTGGTTTAAAGAGAGCAAAAATCTAGCAAAATATAAAAGTGGCATTTATAATGTGTGA